One Oncorhynchus keta strain PuntledgeMale-10-30-2019 chromosome 34, Oket_V2, whole genome shotgun sequence genomic window, ATCAGAGAAAAAATGTGAAATCCCACATTGTAATTTCAAAGTCTCTCCCACCAGCCCGTGTCTGCAGGTCCTCGCCACAGTTTGGTGTAACCTTGGTGACTTATGAACTCTTGCAGAGATGGTTCTACATTGACTTTGGAGGACAGTGAGTATTTCTGTCTGGTTCACCAAGTGGCAATTTTAGTATGTAAATCTTGGTAgggcaaacaaaacaaacaaatgggggatgcatgccagcaaagccactacacaacactaaacaatacattaattgcactataaccgtgacaaatggtgcccacaaactgttaaggCCTACATAaatctgtcccaacagcagagctttcttttcagtaccatggagtgaatccttaccaccgctacacctggctatcagcagacaCTTTTCTGGCAGTGAAActgttcattcagcctcatttactgccttttaaaaaaaacatagctgttacggctgacttgcttaaacaaatgtggtttctactgacaatttagatgtacaaactatggcataagggaatgaCGAGCgcataagaggcaatccgtaattttgattaagacattaatgagcgagcatGGACGGACATAGCtatcaatataactatttgttcagcactttcaGAATTCAGaacaagtcagaaccataggataaaaaAAGGGGgccatataagcagacaatgaaagcccTTACAATATTAAATGATAACAATCCTCTAAAACAGGCGACATGTGCACCACGAAGTCAGAACGGTAGGCTAAGTTATTaaggggaaagggaccaaattattagagtgaggcacatgggctacttacagcttactacacaacatacacttagtattagtttcttagctacagtatacatatctccctggcatattacatcatttatgcagcagaacacaagacatttttggactcaccgttctgctgtgctcacttgaacaggaaggtggcgcagcCGTTTttcttgtgggcaaattttgtcatgaAACAAAGTCTGGCCTTCtgtggatttatggtgctttcaagacaactgggaactcagaaaaaaacaaGGATGAATCATGACgtgtgatcttcaggtcggagctccaGAAAGAGGCTCGAGTTCccaacttggaattccgagttggatggcTGTTCAAAACTTATTTTCCTAGTCAGAGAGCccccccagagttcccagttgtattGAACTCaatgaagtctgagatttcccagttccaagTTTTGGAcgtggcagaagtcatgctggattgacagcatggccaatgtattcaaccttttctggcccatggtgttgcgtgtggatgtttatccttttaagcttggaaaagagacccttaaacccagacttggacaaCATACCCTCTCTCCCGAATAGCAGGGGAAGCAAAATAGGGATTTCTCTTCAatacttgcagttagccactgattccttccaaaccactcattgttgaatttgcgatttccaacttgttgtgtaatgtccaatggccgatgagcaccgatacgtttgaTCTATAATTTTTCTTCAtctgacaaggattgaaaaggatttgccagtagatttgACGtaatgactgcttgtctagcttgctagctaagatttagAAAGTTTTATGTTGACATGAGTCTAATCAAAGATACGGGAGATATAATGGGATTTGACAGAAttgtatctgtggccaatgaccttgagtgTTCTTGGATGGGTACATCTAATGTAATTCTATGGCAACACCCAAGGGGGCTTGAAATTTCTAgctcccatgagtgacagaacactgagccaatcacggcacaaatagagaagattaccaacccctacgctctgtattttccactggctgcccctccaccacagaaagcactaaaCTAGGCtaaaacacctgcattttggagctgccttactcaagcaaaaaagagaccatgtttctATTGCGGCTTTAACTATAAAAAAAAgagtttgcaaactgatatggaacacgtattaatgccaaaataacatgtaaaacagGCAAAACTTTGAATTACAGGTTGCCACTGGGTTCACCCTTAGTGAACTGAAGTATTGTCTGTATGTTAATTATCCTTCCTAAATCTTTTGCCCCCAGTCGCCCCACCGGCTCTGAGCCAACTCCTAAGTCGAGGATCTCAGACCTTCCCCCTATAAGTGCCGACCACATAGGAGGCTACCGTCTAGCTGCTGCCACATTCGCTGGCGTGGAGAACAAGTTTGGTCTACACCTACCCAAGTTCAAGTCTTCTGGAGCGGTGTCTGTTAGCCAAGCCCCAGCCCCGACCAAAAAGGAGCCTACAGCCTCATaggctgtctgtctccccctcaacACTTAACTGCTAAATGGCTGCATGCTCCTTGAGTCAGGTGTCCTAAAATATCTGTCCCTTCATTCCTCTGAAATGGTAAAGAAAATGGTCTCATTTGAAATACTTAACTCTGAATGCTGCATGAATAGTGCTTCCTTGGTTAGTCTTTGTATAGCTCGCACAAtgttactgtacattttttatttctgTGGAGAGGCATTTTTCATTGAAAATGAGTGGTCACTACAGCATTCCTCAAAGCGAGGCTGGTGAGGATGTCATCTTGTCAATCACATTTCAGAGACTTGAAAGGATGTACAGATGTTTTCAAAAGTATTTATTTTGAAATCATGACCAGGGTTTTGGGAAATCATTTAAATGTATCGATTGTATTTTGTTGAAATAAATCAAAATGGCTTAATTTTAATTGTGAAAAGTACATTGACATTCTCTGTAATATCTAGGTCACACAAAGTAACGCTTTTGCTTAGACACGCCATAAAGTATGGATACTGAATTCATACTACACATTAAGCAATTTTCCAATACAGCATAATATCTTCAGGTAGTTCTCCCTCGATCGAACTTCTAAAGATTCTGGTTCTGATATCTTAAGTCTCAAATTTAGTTTAAGAGCAATAGTCAAGTTGAAGAAGGTTACAATTGTCCATATAGTACAAAAAACAAGTGGAGATCTTGTGCATCTAGGTTAAAGGAACATAGAAAACACTGGCTGATGTCTGAGACCACTATATTCCTGTGTGTAGTGATGGGTCTACTGCAGTTGAAGTGGACACGGGCATCGAAGCACAGATGGTGAACAGCAATCATGAGTCATGAGGACAGCAAACACATGCTCGAGGTGGTGTAACCACAAACAAGTCGAGTGGCCTGCGAAACTGAAGCTAAACCCACAACACTACCGTATGGATTCAGACATGGTACCTTTAAGGCATTCTGGTTTTTGAGTCGTTGAAAAAGAGTTCCAACTGATTTGTATTGCAGAGTAAGAAGATGGCTTTGTTTCTTGTAGTGTCTGAGGTTGATAGATAGCCCTGTTAGTTATCCCATCGGAGATTGGTGTACTTAAACCAGCCGAAGTAGAAGGCTATCCCAGTTAAGTAGCTATGTGTATTAAATCTGACTACAATGTTTCCAAAGAAAAGATGTCCACACGCCTGAACATTGTCGCAAATCTCGTCTTTTCCTCCAATCAAAACAAGGCTGACAATATGAAGCCTTTCTCTGGTCCCTAGACTGGAGTTTCCATGGCGATCAGGCAGAGAGACGCTGAGCGGCCAGCTCCTCTGCGTCGTCCCGGTTCTCGTTGATCTCCGCCAGGGTTCGGACGAAACGGGTCCACTCGTCGTTGCGTGGAACGGCGATTTGCTGGTGGGAGAGGAAGACAAAGCATTGATATGGGTGAAAATACTAACACATTGTTGAAACTGGGACACTTCCAGAGGGCATGGGATCACAGGCAATCTTCTAATTGTCACAAGAGACTTGACCTGTCAGTGGCAGAGATCAGGGTGGGGGGGGGAGAGCTGCTCTCTGCATCTGCAGCTCAATACTCAGTGACATGACtgacacacactcagacagaccCTCTGGAGCAGTCTCCATCCAGATAGCTGGCCTCCTGACAAGACAATGGCTTAATTGTTGTCCGGAGAAATGGAGCATGAAGTATTACCAGAGTGCCTTCACCTCCACTTGAGATATAGGAGGAAAATAGGGAATAACCCCATTGAACATTTTAGATTTAGATCTCAATTCTTGCTCAAATGTCAATGTAAAACCTCCTTCCCaaacaaaaaaatagaaaaacGGCCTCACTgccaactgcgtttattttcagaaaacttaacatgtgtaaatatttgtatgaacatgacATAAACTGAAGAAGTTccatagacatgtgactaacTGAAACGGAATAATGTgaccctgaacaaagggggggtcaaaatcgtttatggttcattgaacaagcatgggaaacagcctttacaatgaagatatttGGATTtgacaaattatctttgaaagacggtcctgaaaaagggacatttattttgTTTGCAGTGTTTATGAAGAATGCCATGCATTTTTATTGGCACAATAAAGGCTCTTAACACACTCACCTCTCCAACATCATAGACCAGAATCTGTCCATCAGAGTCTCCCACGGCAATCTCTTTGCCGGAATGGGCCCATCGCACGCGGTTCAGGGCTGGGTTCCCCTCCACTGTGGTACTGGCTGTAGGAACCTGCAAAAGAAACACCTCATCTGTCAACGCCAATACTGATGACTGACTGGATTTCTGTCACACtatgggccagtttcccagacacagattaagcctagtcctggactaaacgGCACTATCAATGGAGAATCTGCCAGGACCAGGCTTAATCCGGGAAACCGCCCATATAGATGCTGCATTGGTGCAAAACCTGTGGTAAAGAGGGCATGCGCCAGGTACCTCAGTGTCGTTGTTGAGGTTCCACAGGTCAAGATGGCCCACTCCATCCACACACGCAAACAGCGCCGGGTGAGTGGGAGACCACATGACGTCGTAGACGTAATCCGAGTTGTCCTCGAACGAGTACAGCGGCTTGTTGTTCTGAAAGAGAGAAACGTAGTAGGTGGCACCTGAAAACATAGACCCATTGAACTGACCATGCTAAATACAATTATCTGGATCAatgcaataaaataaaaaaataaaaaagatgcAGCATTGTGGGCTTAAACAGGTCCAAATTCAACCACATATTTTCCTTcctaaatggcaacctattccctatttagtgcactacttatagggctctggtcaaaagtagtgcactatgttgggaatacggtgccatttgggacgcacaatAGTAACAGCAGGCTTTCTAATGGAGACGGTACAGTACCTTAGTGCTCCACAGCTTGACGGTCCAGTCGAAGGAggaggtgacaaacaggtgggAGAAGTCGACGGGCCCGGTCGCTGTGTGACAGTCTATCCCTGTGATAGGCCCGTGGTGGCCCTCAAACATCTCACTGATCCCTGCTTTACTGTGGCCCAGACATACAGCAGATAAGAAAGCAATAATTAGCAAACACCACGTTCCACTTCTTAAAGAACCCCTCAATGAATACATTAACCAATAAGAGTCTAAGCCCTAAAAAATAATCacaaggaagtttgttctgaagtgtctgtcctatatctgagagataagAAAGATAAGGAaacattgtattattattattattttttttacatgcatTTATTTCACCCCTTATTTTTGTCATGTGTCTAAGCCCTGTCTAAACCGGGGGAGTTCtgctatgtatgtatgtatgtatgtatgtatgtatatatatatatatggaattgttttaagaagataatttagctatttcatttataattttaaaaccccttgaagtatcaaaaataaatatttggCCTTAGCACTATTAGCCCATTCAAAACAAATGTACACACCATGCTCTTCAGCACTCGCATATTAGTGTGTAACCCAAACTGTTGGGACGctgcagacagaagttggcagatcagctgtaccgacttcagacgattcccaagacgcttgtgggggtcatagagcaaaacgAAGACCACCACTGTGTTCCTGAAAGTCTCATTTTCAATAGAGGGgccataatagtttgtaggccaaaccgttcttacgctacagatgattttgtgagaagaccgattttcaggatgtgtcatggtctgacaaacaaaaaaaacctatctttctagcttaaacagacagacttatggggattttttaaaattatgttAGATTTCCACAGGGGAGCGGGTATCAAAATTAGGTGTTTAACATATATacttagtgtacaaaacattatgaacacctgctctttccattacatataccgaccaggtgaaagctatgatcccttatttctttatatatatttttttgaattttacccctttttttctccccaatttcgtggtatccaattgttagtagctacaaccttgtctcatcgctacaactcccgtacgggctcaggagagactgaaagtcatgtgtcctccgatacacaacccaaccaagctgcactgcttcttaacacagcgccatccaacccagaagccagccgcaccaatgtgtcggagaaaacaccgtgcacctggcaaccttggttagcgcgcactgtgcccggcccgccacaggagtcgctggtgcgcgatgagacaaggatctccctaacccggacgacgctaggccaattgtgcgtcgccccacggaccacccggtcgcggccggttacgacagagcctgggcgcaaacccagagtctctggtgacacagctggcgctgcagtacagcgcccttaaccacagcgccacccgggaggccccagctatgatcccttattgaagtcacttgttaaatccaattcaatcagtgtagatggagaGATTCAAGGTTAAAGCATTTTAAAGccttgaggcaattgagacatggattgtgtacgtgtgccattcagagggtgaatgtgcaagaacggggtgcctttgaaaggggtatggtagtaggtgccaggtgcaccagttggtgccaagaactgcaacgctgctgggtttcccACACAAAAGTTTCCAgcatgtatcaagaatggtccaccacccaaagaacattcagccaacttgacacaacggtgtgaagcattggagtcaacatgggccagcatctctgtggaacgctttttacaccttttagagtccatgcccttacgaattgaggctgttctgggggaaACTTaatatattaggaaggtgttcttaatgttttgtacacctaGTGTATACTGTGATATCAttaccaactaaatatactgtacattaaatATGCCAGCATatacaatgaacaaaaatataaacacaacatgtaaagtgctagtcccatgtttcatgagatgaaataaaagatcccagaaatgttccatatgcacgaaaagcttatttctctcaaattttgttcaCAAAtctgtttacatctctgttagtgagcatgttatcaaggtaatccatccacccgacaggtgtggcatatcaagaaggtgattaaacagcatggtcattacacaggtgcaccttgtgctggggacaataaaaggccacaacATAATGCCAGAGACGTCTCAAGATTTGAAGGAGCGTGCAAtgggcatgctgactgcaggaatgtaccccagcaaaatctttgaaattgttgcatttatatttttcgtTCAGTATATTTCTGAATTTTATAGTACACAAGGTTTGGTTAAGACCTCCTTTTTGTCTCAATTTACTTTGAGAATAACATTTAGAGAATTCCCCTTTTAACATGCCTGTAGTTTCCCAGCCCagtggggaaagagagacagcATTCAGCTCCAGAGTCAAATGTTGCAGAGCGGTGGCCCTGATAATTACGCAGAGAGGTAAATACCCAGCATGAGTGATGCTTATGCGTTATTAACTGGGATGAGAGTATCATACCATTGTAAATGAGGTGGAAAAATCAGTCCCTCAATTACCGAGGTGAACCTGCAACGCAGAACCTAGCAACTATCCCCTCTCGGCGGTCTCTGGGCATAATGCAGGACATTAACGTTAACACCGTAGCCGTAGAGACCAGGCTCTCCGTCGCGGGCAGCACTCCCAGTTCAGCCATGTTGCTCGCCCCACATGCGGACACACTGACTGTTCGCTCAAACGAGAGCATTGTGCAACAAACTTCAGATTCTAGTCTCTTTGGGACACCCAGTTTTAAACAAACTCCCTCACTCAGAGGGAGAACTCCTCCAAAAGAAAAGAGGGAAAAAATGATTTGTTTCCCCTCCATGTGTGCCCTGTTTAGGTTGGGCGACCTTTACAAACATAACTGACAGAAGCTAAAGCAAAACAGGATGACTGGGGTAGGAATGAAAACCTCAAAACAGCAGGAGATCAAGTGTTGGATTCATATTGCTTGGGGAAGTGAGGGGGATATATTTATGTTTTAAACCGGGGCCTAACAAGCCTCCTCAGTTTCCTGGAGGTGTCTGTCCAGCCAGAGGGGACGAGGACGGGGACAAAGGGTGGGGGGGGTGTTGGTGTACCTTCCATGACGACACGCCATGTAGACGGAACCGTCCTCGCTCCCCACCGCAAAGTTGTTGACATCCCCGAGGGGGAAAGACATGGAGGTGACAGCGACGGCCTTCGACTGCTTCAACACCAGCTCCAGGCTGTCCTGTAGAGTAgggggagggcgggagggagcaGAATAACATTCACAACCAGCTCTCTCTGCGCAGCCtgcatgctaacacacacactaccctaaCCACAGCCTATAAATTTCACTTGACAGGTTATTAATGCAGAATTTAAACTCAGCTAGCACTTTATAAATGATTAACATTTGACATGGGTGGGTTTGGCAGCGGCGTGGGAACAACATTGCTAGCGGAGATCATTTCCTTGACTTtgggaaaaaaataataataataaaaataaataaaacaagagTTGAGCGCAAAATTAAAGGTTTTACGTAAAACAAAAGGGTTCTAGTGAGGTCCCGGTGTTTGACATGCCCTATGAATGGGCCGACGTGTTGTGTGCGCAGAACGGGCTGAACGGTCTCATGTCAGTGTGGTGGCGGGCAGGTGACTGATGGGTGGTACCTGCGGCTGAGACAGCATGTCCAGGCTCCAGGAACACATCTTGCCGTCGGTAGAGATGCTGATGAGGTTGTTGGCGTTCTGGGTGCCCAGCACGTTCACACAGTACACTGGGTgctgcatagagagagagagagagagagagagagagagaggatcagggCCCCACAATGAGGCTGTTCACGACACGCCAACGAAACCATGTTCCTGCACTCGCCTCTAATTGCCATTGTGTGTGTTAAATGCAACTTGAGGTCAATATATATTCTGGTGATGGTTGATTGACATTCCATCCCAGTGTTACCGTGTGTGCTGCGGCTGACAGGGGGGTCCTCTGTACAGGGGTCCTCTTGTTGCTCCGGTTGTCCCACAGAACGATCTGCCCTGAGTAGGTGCCCCccaccaccaggttagggtggaaCTTGGCAAAGGCGGCCGACATCACTGCAGactggcagagagagggggggagggtgaAAAAGAAAAGAGAATGCCATGTTAGCGTCTGCTGAGATGGAGAGCACAGGGGAATGGCGACAGCTCTCCGGTAATATACGTCTAATGTCACCTCCAATCAAAAACTGCTGTGTGCAGTCCCCATTTCAGTCCTGCTCAAAATAACATACAGACTTGAGCCATTCAGGCTCCTGCAGCAGTATACCAGCTTGCTGTATAACGGGCTGCTTATTTTCATTTGAAACTAACAATCCCGTGGTTTCCATGACTCACACTTCACCACTCACGGCAGAGCCTTCTGCTGGAGGCTGCTCACGACAGGATAGGTCTACATTATTCATGCTAGTTTATTATTTGTAAAATATCCTTCCTTGCTTTCTGGGTTACTGGTCCAAGCCCCACCTTCCCCGTAGCCTGAAACACATCCCCTGTAAATCCTAAAACATGTAGTCGTCATATGTAATCATTAATTCATCAAAGTaccatttttcttttttttaacacAAAAGGTGACACCTGGTGAGGAAAAATTGCATTTCCCGCCCACTTAGAGGCATGAGGAAAAATGAATTCAAACTTCTGCTCAGTTTTATTTCGTCGGCGCAATGTGCCTGGGACTACATCCGCTCTGGCAGCAGCAACATGTGGTTCTACTCAACCTGCCTTGGTCTGCGAACCGCAGGGCATGCAGTATATTAAGGCAAGCTCGCGGAGGAGCTTCTCTCTCTGCTGAACACAGGGCCCTTGTTTAGACACACATGATAACCACTCCAGCCCTGCACAGCACACTTAATACGACTGCTGCAGCCTCTTGGACCCCAGTCAGCTATTACAACACTGCTCTTCTCCGGCGCCTCACTAACATGTGTTTGTGGATAGATGTGGAGGAGGTGAATGCCAGCCCGGTGAAATCACAATGTGGATAtaagagaggggggtggaggtgagagagaggtgggagggatagTTGGCGGTGTGCCACACTCGTCAGGGAGAAAGCCACCCATGCggcagagggaaagggagggccCTGCGTTGCTTTAGTACCTGGCAGTGGAAGACGTACTCCGGCGTGTTCTTCTTGTACTTCATGTTCCAGACCAGGGCCACCCCGTCCGGCTCGTGGGGGGCTTCCTCGTTGTTGTTGTATGAGGCAACCAGCAGCTCAGGATACTGGTGACAGACAAATCAGCCCAAATGAATGTCAAGAGGAAGTAGTCATGGCCCCCAGGCTTGGCTCCATGTGAACAAGCCTCCCCTGCCCTCCGCGGTGCCGGTGAATGCCTAGCAGAATGCGTAACCGCCCCTCCTTCAACAAGATTTATGGCCGGGAAACTTTTCCCCAACAGCGCAGTCTGGTAAATAACGTTTGGATGATACAGCTTTGCATAATGTTAAAGGACTAGAGCCTAGACTTCTGAGAGAGCCGAGTGAACCACGGTAGTAAAGTTGGCCACTCCAGGTCGTTGGCCACTCCAACTCAACCTTCCCAGTGCACATTTAAAACACAAGGAGAAATAGCGGAGGAAAGAAAGGCTTTAAAGACCTGCTCTCAACCACTTACCAGATGTAAACAAACCATTAACCTCTGCTGCTTCTCATATTGGAACAACTGAAGTTTACAGTTTGTGAATACACAATTAAACACAAGGGAATGGATTTTGCTCTAAGCGAACGACGTAGTGGTGAACAATGAGTTGGTGTTCAATCACTGACCGAAGCCATTGCAGAACTATGAATCTAATGAAGGGCGACGTTAGGGGAAACATATCATTGCGAGCTCGTACTCGTATGTAAGTGAcaatttgtgcatgacacagtcCCAGCTCCAGGAGGAACATGGTTAAATGTCTAATATATAAAATAAGTCCCATGTATATCATACAGAATTAGGGCAGTGGTGAAGGAGTTAAAGACTCAACAATACATTTACATACTTCATTCTTACAATACCAATGGCATCCTAACACACAAAGACAGATTGACATGAGTCACAAAGACACAGGGGCCAGTGAAACCATAAATAACTATTGCTTGCATTGTCACTCAGTGACTGAGTCAGTGAAAAGGTTGCATCATGAGCCAACGCTGACAGACGGGTGCTGTGTAGGATTGGAaaagggaagctgatcctagatctgcaccTAGGAGACACTTCACCCCCGGAGCATGTTTTTACCTGAGCGGACCAGTCCAGACAGGTGACCACACGGTGCTTGGACCAGCGCTCGTCCataaactgcctgttcagaaaCAGCTTGGCCCCTGCCTGGATCTCACTAGAAAACAGCATAGTCACAGTCATAACAATACCACACTCCTTCCTATTACTAAACAGCGACATGATTTAGCCCTTTTCTACTCAAAAGGTATCAAAGAAATGGGACTCGTCTATCGGAGAGCTTTCCtaacccctccttctcctccatctcgcGACCACTGTAGTCGAAGAAGACGTCCACATGTTCAGACAGGGCCCGCTCCACGATGCGGGTGCTGTGGTCAAAGAAGGTTATGAACTGCTCAGAGTGGAGGATCTGCAGCTTCTCCTCCTCGGTCAGCTCTTGTGGAGGTGCTACAGACAAAAGGACAGGAAACGTTACGGGCAAAAGACACAGAATCATCTAACAGGTTTGAGTTGTCTCATTCAAATTTTAAAAAGTCCAAAACAAAGAAAGGGACGTCATACAAAACTTTGATGTAGAAATCCCACAAAAACGGTTTGCAAGATTATTCAATGAAGAGGACGTCAAAGAGATCCAATTGTTATTCGTTTAAACACCACAACTcctaccttcctcctcctctttctggaCAGGTTTCTCTGTTTGGGCCTCAAGCACTTGTGGTGGAGcaacttcctcctcctcttcttcttcctctgttGGGTCAAAGGTGCATGATTTCAGTTGAACACCACATAAATCTGGCAATGCTTTATATTTCATGGTTGAGACAAAATGAGTGACGCCAAATTTGACAGTGACAAATGAGCAAAGTTACGGCTTATTTGAATTACAATGGTTTGAAGTGACAACTGATCCTGCAATTCTGTGTCAATGTTTGGCTCATTCCTAATGAGTACTAGTCTACCGCCACAACGTTGTTTTTCTCTTCAATATAACACACTGAATGTTAAGCAGGCTAGCATGGGTATGGGAATGAAATTATTCTGTGTCTTATCTCCCATTCGTTTGGTTTGACAACACAATGTCACCTCTCTGAAAGGACCTGCGCCTCTAAAGTTGTCATTTGTGTGGAGGGGGTGACGCAGCAGGGGTCTGGGTCCTAgggtccccccccccctttccccctcttccTGTTAATGAGACGCAGCTATTCAACATGGGGCTTGCACTTGTCAGTGCAGCCATATCCTCCATGTCCCAGTAACAAGTCCCCCCTTCTAACCAGGCCAGGGGCCGGGGCCATGGTCCGGGGCCAGCGGGCGGGGAGCAGCTGCCCAGGCCCACTCCCAATGGCCTGACCAGCTGACAGGACGGTGCTAACCAGATGGCGCTGCTTGGATTGTCTTGTTCTACAACAAGGTGGCATGAGGATGGCACAGAGGTTTCCCGCCTGGCCGCCCCTAGACAAGTCTCTCTCTGAACGGCAAGCCTGTGCAATTACCGCCCCACCGGGGGGTCCAC contains:
- the LOC118367076 gene encoding dynein, cytoplasmic 1, intermediate chain 2a-like isoform X2, with protein sequence MSDKSELKAELERKKQRLAQIREEKKRKEDERKKKEADSKKDAAPMDDSDLEKKRRETDALLQSMGITSADVPVVPPPMSPTCKSVGTPSEAGSQDSGDGAVGPRRGPLKMGMAKITHVDFPPKETVSYTKETQTPVMTQQKEEEEEEEEEVAPPQVLEAQTEKPVQKEEEEAPPQELTEEEKLQILHSEQFITFFDHSTRIVERALSEHVDVFFDYSGREMEEKEGEIQAGAKLFLNRQFMDERWSKHRVVTCLDWSAQYPELLVASYNNNEEAPHEPDGVALVWNMKYKKNTPEYVFHCQSAVMSAAFAKFHPNLVVGGTYSGQIVLWDNRSNKRTPVQRTPLSAAAHTHPVYCVNVLGTQNANNLISISTDGKMCSWSLDMLSQPQDSLELVLKQSKAVAVTSMSFPLGDVNNFAVGSEDGSVYMACRHGSKAGISEMFEGHHGPITGIDCHTATGPVDFSHLFVTSSFDWTVKLWSTKNNKPLYSFEDNSDYVYDVMWSPTHPALFACVDGVGHLDLWNLNNDTEVPTASTTVEGNPALNRVRWAHSGKEIAVGDSDGQILVYDVGEQIAVPRNDEWTRFVRTLAEINENRDDAEELAAQRLSA
- the LOC118367076 gene encoding dynein, cytoplasmic 1, intermediate chain 2a-like isoform X1; its protein translation is MSDKSELKAELERKKQRLAQIREEKKRKEDERKKKEADSKKDAAPMDDSDLEKKRRETDALLQSMGITSADVPVVPPPMSPTCKSVGTPSEAGSQDSGDGAVGPRTLHWDSDPSTLQLHSDSELRRGPLKMGMAKITHVDFPPKETVSYTKETQTPVMTQQKEEEEEEEEEVAPPQVLEAQTEKPVQKEEEEAPPQELTEEEKLQILHSEQFITFFDHSTRIVERALSEHVDVFFDYSGREMEEKEGEIQAGAKLFLNRQFMDERWSKHRVVTCLDWSAQYPELLVASYNNNEEAPHEPDGVALVWNMKYKKNTPEYVFHCQSAVMSAAFAKFHPNLVVGGTYSGQIVLWDNRSNKRTPVQRTPLSAAAHTHPVYCVNVLGTQNANNLISISTDGKMCSWSLDMLSQPQDSLELVLKQSKAVAVTSMSFPLGDVNNFAVGSEDGSVYMACRHGSKAGISEMFEGHHGPITGIDCHTATGPVDFSHLFVTSSFDWTVKLWSTKNNKPLYSFEDNSDYVYDVMWSPTHPALFACVDGVGHLDLWNLNNDTEVPTASTTVEGNPALNRVRWAHSGKEIAVGDSDGQILVYDVGEQIAVPRNDEWTRFVRTLAEINENRDDAEELAAQRLSA